One window of Oreochromis niloticus isolate F11D_XX linkage group LG23, O_niloticus_UMD_NMBU, whole genome shotgun sequence genomic DNA carries:
- the tmem198ab gene encoding transmembrane protein 198, with protein MTTTVETMLAQPDLELGPERMDGCEAARGHYKVVPSVVCSMCCLFGIIYCFFGYRCFKAVMFLTGLMFGSVVIFMLCYKERVLDTQLSVEASVGIGLGIGTLCGLVTMLVRSVGLFMVGLLLGLLVAVATLVGMEELSDSPPRSVWVPLGVLLGLGMLFAVLTLQWQRLFTTLSTAVFGAAVITVALDYFVELFALVLYMYERIKAESGKPVCWMTWVVLGVWPALTLLGVVVQWKVTAEGYSHTKVIISRQQRRMQVMRIRQRDDRYRNKKKKKQQHGSSSHHQHQSKQLHTEPAYRRKPNPIRRYDTDVLSPSYIQSFRDRQVQAQPFPGRLVGGSHAVVEMGYDCGSTTPLTGAAGPSLRV; from the exons ATGACAACCACAGTGGAGACTATGCTGGCACAGCCTGACCTGGAGCTGGGCCCTGAGCGGATGGACGGCTGCGAGGCCGCTCGTGGGCATTACAAAGTGGTTCCCTCCGTTGTCTGCTCGATGTGTTGTCTCTTTGGCATCATTTACTGTTTCTTTG GATATCGCTGCTTCAAGGCGGTGATGTTCCTGACGGGCCTGATGTTCGGCTCCGTCGTTATCTTTATGCTCTGCTACAAGGAGCGCGTGCTGGACACCCAGCTGAGCGTGGAGGCCTCAGTGGGCATTGGCCTGGGCATTGGGACGCTCTGCGGCCTGGTCACCATGCTGGTTCGTAGCGTGGGCCTCTTCATGGTGGGCCTGCTGCTTGGCCTGCTGGTGGCCGTGGCCACCCTGGTCGGCATGGAGGAGCTTTCTGACAGCCCGCCGCGCTCTGTCTGGGTGCCCCTGGGCGTGCTGCTTGGCCTGGGCATGCTGTTTGCTGTGCTCACCCTGCAGTGGCAGCGTCTGTTTACAACGCTGTCCACAGCGGTGTTCGGGGCAGCCGTCATCACGGTGGCTTTGGACTACTTCGTAGAGCTCTTTGCCCTTGTGCTGTACATGTATGAACGGATTAAAGCAGAGTCTGGAAAGCCTGTGTGCTGGATGACATGGGTGGTGCTCGGGGTGTGGCCTGCCCTCACCCTGCTGGGTGTCGTGGTCCAGTGGAAGGTGACCGCTGAAGGATACTCCCATACCAAGG TAATCATCAGCCGCCAGCAGCGGAGGATGCAGGTGATGCGCATTCGTCAGCGGGATGACCGCTACcgcaacaagaagaagaagaagcagcaacATGGCTCCTCCTCACACCATCAACACCAATCCAAACAACTGCACACGGAGCCCGCCTACCGCCGCAAACCCAACCCTATCCGCCGCTACGATACAGACGTCCTCTCTCCT AGCTACATCCAGAGTTTTAGAGATCGGCAGGTGCAGGCACAGCCCTTTCCAGGCCGGCTAGTCGGAGGCTCCCACGCCGTAGTGGAGATGGGCTATGACTGTGGATCCACAACACCACTCACTGGAGCAGCAGGACCTTCGCTACGGGTCTAA